A stretch of DNA from Candidatus Saccharibacteria bacterium oral taxon 488:
TATAGCAAAATCCCGCCCTATTAGGCGAGGCGGGAGTTTACAGTTAGATAGCGATCTTGGCGCGACCCTTGAGGCGACGGCGCTTTAAAACAGCGCGACCAGCCTTGGTCGAAACACGAGCTCGAAAACCGTGCGTCTTGGCGCGATGTCGCTTGTGTGGTTGAAATGTTCGCTTTGGCATATCGTCATTTAGTGTAGCCTTTTTTGACATTTTTTGCAAGCCATGGATAAGCTTTCCACTGTTTCTACTGTTTTTTCCACATATTTATCAGAGGTGGCTCATCGCTGTGGAAAAACCACCTCGAGAGATCATGAATGTTATGATGGCGCCTGTGCTTGTGGAAAAGTCTGATTTTTTGCTATAGTAAAGTCATCAAGCTAGTTCCGAGGGGGAAGGTATT
This window harbors:
- a CDS encoding 50S ribosomal protein L34, producing the protein MPKRTFQPHKRHRAKTHGFRARVSTKAGRAVLKRRRLKGRAKIAI